In Osmia lignaria lignaria isolate PbOS001 chromosome 5, iyOsmLign1, whole genome shotgun sequence, a single genomic region encodes these proteins:
- the Aldh gene encoding aldehyde dehydrogenase yields the protein MLRLFRKVQLPRYYSTAAKVQPDKNPSILYTGIFIDNEWHRSKSGKTFPTVNPATTETIAEVQEGDAADIDVAVKAAANAFKLDSPWRTMDASQRGVLLNKLADLMERDRTYLASLETLDNGKPYSAAYGFDVASSISTLRYYAGWADKGGGQVIPIDGPYHAYTRHEPVGVCGQIIPWNFPLLMMAWKLGPALATGNVIVLKPAEQTPLTALYVAQLTKEAGFPDGVVNVVPGYGKAGAALVAHNLVNKIAFTGSTEVGKIIQRNSIDNLKRTTLELGGKSPNIIFADADMDHAVETAHFGLFYNMGQCCCAGSRTFVEDSIYDEFVERSAARAKSRVVGDPFDPNVEQGPQIDDEQTKKIMSMIQSGQKEGAKLVSGGERVGDKGYFVAPTVFANVTDNMTIAKEEIFGPVQQILKFSSLNEVINRANSTDYGLAAAVFTKDIDKANYVVQGLHAGTVWVNTYNVLTPQVPFGGYKMSGLGRELGEYGLRAYTEVKSVIVKLNKKNS from the exons ATTTTCATTGATAACGAATGGCACCGATCAAAGTCGGGAAAAACGTTCCCCACGGTAAATCCTGCGACCACCGAAACGATAGCGGAAGTGCAAGAAGGTGACGCAGCGGATATCGATGTAGCGGTAAAGGCAGCAGCAAATGCTTTTAAATTGGATTCGCCATGGAGAACCATGGATGCTTCTCAGCGTGGTGTGCTCTTGAACAAATTGGCCGACCTAATGGAACGTGATCGCACTTATCTTGCG TCATTAGAAACGTTGGACAATGGAAAACCCTATTCCGCCGCATACGGATTCGATGTAGCCTCGAGCATATCTACTCTGAGGTATTACGCTGGATGGGCAGATAAAGGTGGTGGACAAGTGATCCCCATAGATGGACCATACCATGCCTATACTCGTCACGAACCAGTTGGCGTTTGTGGACAAATTATACCATGGAATTTTCCACTCCTAATGATGGCTTGGAAGTTAGGGCCCGCTTTAGCTACCG gaaacgttatcgTTTTGAAGCCAGCGGAACAAACACCTTTAACGGCTTTGTACGTGGCTCAGCTAACCAAGGAAGCTGGATTTCCTGACGGAGTGGTGAACGTTGTACCCGGTTACGGCAAAGCCGGAGCTGCTCTAGTCGCTCACAATTTAGTGAATAAAATTGCATTCACCGGCTCAACCGAAGTCGGCAAAATCATACAGAGAAATTCAATCGATAATCTGAAGAGAACCACGTTAGAACTTGGTGGAAAATCTCCAAACATCATCTTCGCGGACGCTGATATGGACCATGCCGTGGAAACGGCTCACTTTGGTCTATTCTATAATATG GGTCAGTGCTGTTGCGCTGGTTCTAGAACTTTCGTTGAAGATAGCATCTACGACGAGTTTGTAGAAAGAAGCGCTGCGCGTGCTAAATCCAGGGTCGTCGGTGATCCATTCGATCCAAACGTAGAGCAAGGTCCACAG ATCGACGATGagcaaacaaaaaaaattatgtCCATGATACAAAGTGGCCAGAAAGAAGGAGCAAAATTAGTTTCCGGTGGTGAACGGGTCGGTGATAAAGGTTACTTCGTAGCGCCTACGGTATTCGCCAATGTTACTGATAATATGACCATTGCCAAAGAAGAG ATCTTTGGACCGGTGCAACAGATCCTGAAATTCAGCAGCTTAAACGAAGTTATTAACCGCGCCAACTCTACCGATTATGGATTAGCCGCTGCGGTTTTCACAAAAGACATTGATAAGGCAAATTACGTGGTTCAAGGACTCCACGCAGGCACCGTATG GGTTAACACATACAACGTTTTAACGCCTCAAGTGCCATTTGGTGGTTACAAGATGTCGGGACTCGGAAGAGAACTCGGTGAATACGGTCTTCGAGCGTATACCGAGGTTAAGAGTGTGATAGTTAAACTTAATAAGAAGAATagttaa
- the Wdr24 gene encoding WD repeat domain 24 isoform X2, whose protein sequence is MISKTVCITQEGPANALALNKDNSQVVIAGRNVFKIFTLLEDRFEEACNLRVGKNLNLNFSCNDVAWNLIDDHILATAATNGAVVVWNLNKASRSKQEHVFIDHKRTVNKVSFHMTEPMWLISGSQDGTMKCFDLRIKEATRTFYSNTESVRDVQFCPHSPHTFAAVSENGHVQQWDLRKPERYFQHFTAHSGPIFACDWHPETTWLATASRDKTIKVWDLLGKPSCDYVIHTIASVGRIKWRPQRKYHISSCALVVDCSINVWDIRRPYIPFASFNEHKDVPTGVAWRGSPHSFLSTSRDCTLYHHVFKDATRPASKANPQGIALNPKGDIAYACKVNVHVQTTMKQLTNIMRKTPATNDTFCIASSVMHRFSINMPREPKWFKACAEGYLLSGRLNDICDHNATVARNAGRNDISTVWSIIKTLYANPMGSILKTPPTASKEDIVNTLNLAQITIAPGMDQSSAGHENDVKSLQGEVTGATSGGDDETETDETPENQHSIGSMLPSYKRAFIDHKGPSKGDFLFGESEFEPMTMEYTSSYMHNIMANDNDWTLSKEAFPLRHEIKDRSPPPEQFPNHPPDINEDCASLMIEDQPSQLIVSNIPKPQFWDPTNLIEEALKHHAALRDIQTSASILIALGEKRKGLNIETAVQEHWILEYLDMLARFKLWNVATQIIQSVWIPSVSQLNQQSTVIHACCLTCTKPLQRAAWFCDRCHSSHHALCSVCHQVVRGIYVWCQGCTHGGHVVHMNEWFSCNRQCPTGCGHMCEYT, encoded by the exons ATGATTTCCAAAACTGTGTGCATTACACAGGAAGGTCCAGCAAATGCATTAGCACTTAACAAAGATAATAGTCAAGTTGTTATAGCTGGACGTAATG ttttcaaaatatttacatTGTTAGAAGATAGATTTGAAGAAGCTTGTAATTTGCGAGTTGGaaagaatttgaatttaaatttttcttgcaACGATGTTGCTTGGAATCTCATTGATG ATCATATATTAGCAACAGCTGCTACAAATGGTGCAGTAGTAGTTTGGAATTTGAATAAGGCATCTAGGTCCAAGCAAGAACATGTTTTTATTGATCACAAAAGAACAGTAAACAAAGTAAGTTTTCATATGACAGAACCTATGTGGCTAATATCTGGTTCTCAAGATGGTACTATGAAATGTTTTGATTTAAGAATAAAAGAAGCCACTAGAACTTTTTATAG TAACACAGAATCGGTACGCGATGTACAGTTCTGTCCACATTCACCGCATACTTTTGCTGCTGTTTCTGAAAATGGCCATGTACAACAATGGGACTTACGTAAACCAGAGAGATACTTTCAACATTTCACTGCTCATAGTGGTCCCATATTTGCTTGTGATTGGCATCCTGAAACTACCTGGCTTGCAACTGCTTCCAGAGATAAAACTATTAAG GTTTGGGACTTATTAGGTAAGCCTAGTTGCGATTACGTTATACATACGATAGCATCGGTAGGTCGAATTAAATGGAGACCGCAAAGAAAGTACCATATATCCAGCTGTGCTCTTGTCGTGGATTGCAGTATAAACGTATGGGATATCCGCAGACCGTATATACCTTTTGCAAGTTTTAATGAACACAAAGATGTTCCAACTGGTGTAGCATGGAGAGGCAGTCCTCACTCCTTCTTATCGACTAGCAGG GATTGTACATTATATCATCACGTGTTCAAAGATGCTACTAGACCAGCAAGTAAAGCAAATCCACAAGGTATTGCATTGAATCCAAAAGGAGATATCGCGTACGCGTGTAAAGTAAATGTTCATGTTCAAACAACGATGAAACAATTGACTAACATAATGAG GAAAACACCAGCGACAAACGATACTTTTTGTATAGCATCGAGTGTTATGCATAGATTTTCCATAAACATGCCACGAGAACCAAAGTGGTTTAAAGCTTGCGCTGAGGGTTACTTACTTTCTGGAAGATTAAATGACATTTGTGATCATAATGCTACTGTTGCTAGAAATGCCGGTAGAAATGAT ATTAGTACAGTATGGAGTATCATAAAAACTTTGTATGCGAATCCTATGGGTTCTATTTTAAAAACACCCCCAACTGCTTCCAAAGAAGATAtagtaaatacattaaattTAGCACAGATCACAATAGCACCCGGTATGGATCAGTCAAGCGCAG GTCACGAAAACGATGTAAAATCCTTACAAGGAGAAGTAACCGGTGCAACTAGCGGAGGCGATGATGAGACCGAGACGGACGAAACACCGGAAAATCAACATTCTATAGGGTCAATGTTACCTAG TTACAAACGAGCATTTATTGATCACAAAGGACCGTCTAAGGGTGACTTTTTATTTGGAGAAAGCGAATTCGAACCGATGACAATGGAATACACTTCTAGTTACATGCATAATATAATGGCCAATGATAACGATTGGACGTTATCTAAGGAAGCTTTTCCATTGCGACACGAAATAAAAGATAGATCTCCACCGCCAGAACAATTCCCTAATCATCCACCGGATATTAACGAAGATTGCGCTTCGTTAATGATCGAGGATCAACCAAGCCAATTAATTGTTTCGAATATCCCTAAACCACAATTTTGGGATCCTACGAACTTAATTGAAGAAGCTTTAAAACACCACGCGGCTCTCAGGGATATACAGACTTCTGCATCGATTCTAATCGCGCTAGGAGAGAAACGAAAAGGTTTGAATATTGAAACTGCTGTCCAAGAACATTGGATACTGGAGTATTTAGATATGCTTGCGAGGTTTAAGCTGTGGAACGTTGCTACACAG ATAATTCAGTCGGTCTGGATTCCATCTGTATCACAGTTGAATCAGCAATCGACGGTAATACACGCTTGTTGTTTAACTTGTACAAAGCCATTGCAAAGGGCAGCGTGGTTCTGTGATCGATGTCATTCCTCTCACCACGCACTCTGTTCTGTTTGCCATCAG GTTGTTCGAGGGATATACGTGTGGTGTCAAGGATGTACGCACGGAGGTCATGTTGTTCACATGAACGAGTGGTTTAGCTGTAATCGACAATGCCCAACGGGTTGTGGTCACATGTGCGAGTATACTTAA
- the Wdr24 gene encoding WD repeat domain 24 isoform X1: MISKTVCITQEGPANALALNKDNSQVVIAGRNVFKIFTLLEDRFEEACNLRVGKNLNLNFSCNDVAWNLIDDHILATAATNGAVVVWNLNKASRSKQEHVFIDHKRTVNKVSFHMTEPMWLISGSQDGTMKCFDLRIKEATRTFYSNTESVRDVQFCPHSPHTFAAVSENGHVQQWDLRKPERYFQHFTAHSGPIFACDWHPETTWLATASRDKTIKVWDLLGKPSCDYVIHTIASVGRIKWRPQRKYHISSCALVVDCSINVWDIRRPYIPFASFNEHKDVPTGVAWRGSPHSFLSTSRDCTLYHHVFKDATRPASKANPQGIALNPKGDIAYACKVNVHVQTTMKQLTNIMRKTPATNDTFCIASSVMHRFSINMPREPKWFKACAEGYLLSGRLNDICDHNATVARNAGRNDISTVWSIIKTLYANPMGSILKTPPTASKEDIVNTLNLAQITIAPGMDQSSAGHENDVKSLQGEVTGATSGGDDETETDETPENQHSIGSMLPSYKRAFIDHKGPSKGDFLFGESEFEPMTMEYTSSYMHNIMANDNDWTLSKEAFPLRHEIKDRSPPPEQFPNHPPDINEDCASLMIEDQPSQLIVSNIPKPQFWDPTNLIEEALKHHAALRDIQTSASILIALGEKRKGLNIETAVQEHWILEYLDMLARFKLWNVATQIIQSVWIPSVSQLNQQSTVIHACCLTCTKPLQRAAWFCDRCHSSHHALCSVCHQVRHTRIFGFCIFVLHLIIVFCFWLQVVRGIYVWCQGCTHGGHVVHMNEWFSCNRQCPTGCGHMCEYT, encoded by the exons ATGATTTCCAAAACTGTGTGCATTACACAGGAAGGTCCAGCAAATGCATTAGCACTTAACAAAGATAATAGTCAAGTTGTTATAGCTGGACGTAATG ttttcaaaatatttacatTGTTAGAAGATAGATTTGAAGAAGCTTGTAATTTGCGAGTTGGaaagaatttgaatttaaatttttcttgcaACGATGTTGCTTGGAATCTCATTGATG ATCATATATTAGCAACAGCTGCTACAAATGGTGCAGTAGTAGTTTGGAATTTGAATAAGGCATCTAGGTCCAAGCAAGAACATGTTTTTATTGATCACAAAAGAACAGTAAACAAAGTAAGTTTTCATATGACAGAACCTATGTGGCTAATATCTGGTTCTCAAGATGGTACTATGAAATGTTTTGATTTAAGAATAAAAGAAGCCACTAGAACTTTTTATAG TAACACAGAATCGGTACGCGATGTACAGTTCTGTCCACATTCACCGCATACTTTTGCTGCTGTTTCTGAAAATGGCCATGTACAACAATGGGACTTACGTAAACCAGAGAGATACTTTCAACATTTCACTGCTCATAGTGGTCCCATATTTGCTTGTGATTGGCATCCTGAAACTACCTGGCTTGCAACTGCTTCCAGAGATAAAACTATTAAG GTTTGGGACTTATTAGGTAAGCCTAGTTGCGATTACGTTATACATACGATAGCATCGGTAGGTCGAATTAAATGGAGACCGCAAAGAAAGTACCATATATCCAGCTGTGCTCTTGTCGTGGATTGCAGTATAAACGTATGGGATATCCGCAGACCGTATATACCTTTTGCAAGTTTTAATGAACACAAAGATGTTCCAACTGGTGTAGCATGGAGAGGCAGTCCTCACTCCTTCTTATCGACTAGCAGG GATTGTACATTATATCATCACGTGTTCAAAGATGCTACTAGACCAGCAAGTAAAGCAAATCCACAAGGTATTGCATTGAATCCAAAAGGAGATATCGCGTACGCGTGTAAAGTAAATGTTCATGTTCAAACAACGATGAAACAATTGACTAACATAATGAG GAAAACACCAGCGACAAACGATACTTTTTGTATAGCATCGAGTGTTATGCATAGATTTTCCATAAACATGCCACGAGAACCAAAGTGGTTTAAAGCTTGCGCTGAGGGTTACTTACTTTCTGGAAGATTAAATGACATTTGTGATCATAATGCTACTGTTGCTAGAAATGCCGGTAGAAATGAT ATTAGTACAGTATGGAGTATCATAAAAACTTTGTATGCGAATCCTATGGGTTCTATTTTAAAAACACCCCCAACTGCTTCCAAAGAAGATAtagtaaatacattaaattTAGCACAGATCACAATAGCACCCGGTATGGATCAGTCAAGCGCAG GTCACGAAAACGATGTAAAATCCTTACAAGGAGAAGTAACCGGTGCAACTAGCGGAGGCGATGATGAGACCGAGACGGACGAAACACCGGAAAATCAACATTCTATAGGGTCAATGTTACCTAG TTACAAACGAGCATTTATTGATCACAAAGGACCGTCTAAGGGTGACTTTTTATTTGGAGAAAGCGAATTCGAACCGATGACAATGGAATACACTTCTAGTTACATGCATAATATAATGGCCAATGATAACGATTGGACGTTATCTAAGGAAGCTTTTCCATTGCGACACGAAATAAAAGATAGATCTCCACCGCCAGAACAATTCCCTAATCATCCACCGGATATTAACGAAGATTGCGCTTCGTTAATGATCGAGGATCAACCAAGCCAATTAATTGTTTCGAATATCCCTAAACCACAATTTTGGGATCCTACGAACTTAATTGAAGAAGCTTTAAAACACCACGCGGCTCTCAGGGATATACAGACTTCTGCATCGATTCTAATCGCGCTAGGAGAGAAACGAAAAGGTTTGAATATTGAAACTGCTGTCCAAGAACATTGGATACTGGAGTATTTAGATATGCTTGCGAGGTTTAAGCTGTGGAACGTTGCTACACAG ATAATTCAGTCGGTCTGGATTCCATCTGTATCACAGTTGAATCAGCAATCGACGGTAATACACGCTTGTTGTTTAACTTGTACAAAGCCATTGCAAAGGGCAGCGTGGTTCTGTGATCGATGTCATTCCTCTCACCACGCACTCTGTTCTGTTTGCCATCAGGTGAGACATACGAGGATATTTGGTTTTTGTATTTTCGTTTTACACCTGATCATCGTATTTTGCTTTTGGTTACAGGTTGTTCGAGGGATATACGTGTGGTGTCAAGGATGTACGCACGGAGGTCATGTTGTTCACATGAACGAGTGGTTTAGCTGTAATCGACAATGCCCAACGGGTTGTGGTCACATGTGCGAGTATACTTAA